A genomic window from Oryctolagus cuniculus chromosome 12, mOryCun1.1, whole genome shotgun sequence includes:
- the LOC127483848 gene encoding small ribosomal subunit protein eS17-like, with the protein MCWGKRCEGSNTCFLPRTPEQRIRGFAGEPHALSIRQWEYTGVAIRRGRQTCLSSPSCWDRAPGGSSIKVYQALLIRTANTSTVNKAAWVFIEKYRTCLGKDFHINKWVCGEITLILTKKLYCKIAGSVTALMGWIQEEERERRENFVPEVSILDMETIEVDPDNNAMLQLLDVGSLSNLQITQSTVGMNLKMPHGAI; encoded by the exons ATGTGCTGGGGAAAGAGATGTGAAGGGTCCAACACGTGTTTCCTGCCAAGAACACCAGAACAAAGGATTCGAGGATTTGCAGGAGAACCCCACGCTCTTAGCATCCGCCAGTGGGAATACACAGGGGTGGCGATACGCCGTGGCCGGCAGACTTGTCTTTCCTCACCTTCTTGCTGGGATCGGGCTCCTGGAGGA AGTTCCATAAAAGTCTATCAGGCTCTTTTAATCAGGACAGCCAACACCTCAACTGTGAACAAAGCAGCCTGGGTCTTCATTGAGAAGTACCGCACCTGCCTGGGCAAAGACTTCCACATCAACAAGTGGGTGTGTGGGGAGATCACGCTCATCCTCACCAAGAAGCTCTACTGCAAGATAGCAGGGTCTGTCACAGCCCTGATGGGGTGGAttcaggaggaggagagagaaaggagagagaattttGTTCCTGAGGTCTCAATTCTGGATATGGAGACCATTGAAGTAGATCCTGACAACAATGCAATGCTGCAGCTTTTGGACGTTGGCAGTCTGTCCAACCTGCAAATCACTCAGTCTACAGTTGGGATGAATTTAAAAATGCCACATGGAGCCATTTGA